The Campylobacter concisus genome has a window encoding:
- the pepT gene encoding peptidase T, with amino-acid sequence MDIVERFINYTKFNTTTNKENGLKGIMPSNPTEYELAKFIKDELSSLGIKDIILQDSAILIAKIPANCENAPSIAFFAHLDTSSEQKNDTKAKIVKYTGGDICLNEEQGIYLKFSDNPELKKYVGDDIVVTDGTSLLGADDKAAIASIVNMASFFMQNPEIKHGKIVICFVPDEEQGLLGAKALDVNLLGADFGYCLDCCEIGELIYENWNAADCTMVFKGVSAHPMNAKGKLVNSLLLAHKFISLLPGGEVPECTEGKEGYFWVKELSGNSAKTTLKIDIREFDEVKFQKRLEFLSEMANSFNKIYADRCEITLKTRYENVFKFLKDENSLPIKLAKDAFNELNITPNIKPMRGGYDGAAISAKGVPTLNLFTGGNNFHSIFEYLPVSSLKAASEVIKKIVINAAK; translated from the coding sequence ATGGATATCGTAGAGAGATTTATAAACTATACGAAATTTAACACCACGACAAATAAAGAGAATGGATTAAAAGGCATCATGCCTTCTAATCCAACCGAGTATGAGCTAGCCAAATTTATAAAAGATGAGCTTAGCTCGCTTGGCATAAAAGATATCATCTTGCAAGATAGTGCTATCTTGATAGCAAAGATCCCTGCAAACTGCGAAAATGCCCCAAGTATCGCCTTTTTTGCGCACTTGGATACAAGTAGCGAGCAAAAAAACGACACAAAAGCGAAGATAGTAAAATACACAGGCGGCGACATCTGCCTAAACGAAGAGCAGGGAATTTACCTTAAATTTAGCGACAACCCAGAGCTTAAAAAATACGTTGGCGATGATATAGTCGTGACTGACGGCACTAGCTTGCTTGGCGCTGATGATAAGGCGGCGATCGCTAGTATCGTAAATATGGCTAGCTTTTTCATGCAAAATCCTGAGATCAAGCATGGCAAGATCGTGATCTGCTTCGTGCCTGATGAGGAGCAGGGCTTACTTGGGGCAAAAGCACTTGATGTAAATTTGCTTGGAGCCGATTTTGGCTACTGCTTAGACTGCTGCGAGATAGGCGAGCTAATATACGAAAACTGGAACGCAGCTGACTGCACGATGGTATTTAAAGGCGTTTCGGCTCATCCGATGAACGCAAAGGGCAAGCTTGTAAATTCGTTACTTCTTGCGCATAAATTTATCTCACTTTTGCCAGGTGGCGAAGTGCCAGAGTGCACCGAGGGCAAAGAGGGCTATTTTTGGGTGAAAGAGCTTAGCGGAAACAGCGCAAAAACGACGCTTAAGATCGACATAAGAGAATTTGACGAGGTGAAATTTCAAAAAAGGCTTGAGTTTTTAAGTGAGATGGCAAATTCTTTTAATAAAATTTATGCAGATCGCTGCGAGATTACACTAAAAACACGCTATGAAAACGTCTTTAAGTTTTTAAAAGATGAAAACTCACTGCCTATAAAACTGGCAAAAGATGCCTTTAATGAGCTAAATATCACGCCAAACATAAAGCCGATGCGTGGCGGATATGACGGTGCTGCGATCTCTGCAAAGGGCGTGCCAACGCTAAATTTATTCACAGGCGGAAACAACTTTCACTCTATCTTCGAGTACTTGCCAGTTAGCAGCCTAAAAGCCGCAAGCGAAGTGATCAAAAAAATCGTAATTAACGCTGCTAAATAA
- a CDS encoding argininosuccinate synthase domain-containing protein translates to MKALALFSGGLDSMLSMKIISDQNIEVVALYMDTGFGVDEEKHEVLRRRAALAGASLKVVDMRNEYLRDVLFNPKYGYGKQFNPCIDCHGYMFKTALNMLKSENANFIITGEVVGQRPMSQRRDALFQVKRLADDEDDLVLRPMCAKLLPPTKPEREGWVDREKLLDISGRDRKPQLALAKKFGFEDFATPGGGCLLTIESFAVKIKDYLKFDKEMRDIDVTWLKLGRHLRLPDGAKMIIGRDESDNNALLTHPNDKFEQVKFKESDDIVGAVSFISKNASKADKELAARLALAYTKASKDVEFEVSIANEKFIIKPEDKKLAQEFFVK, encoded by the coding sequence ATGAAGGCTTTAGCTTTGTTTAGCGGAGGGCTTGATAGTATGCTCTCTATGAAAATAATAAGCGATCAAAACATCGAAGTGGTCGCACTTTATATGGATACTGGATTTGGCGTGGATGAGGAGAAGCACGAAGTTTTAAGGCGCCGTGCAGCCTTGGCTGGGGCTAGCTTAAAAGTGGTTGATATGAGAAACGAGTATCTTCGCGACGTGCTTTTTAACCCAAAATACGGCTACGGTAAGCAATTTAACCCTTGCATCGACTGCCACGGATATATGTTTAAAACCGCTCTTAATATGCTAAAAAGCGAAAATGCAAATTTTATAATTACAGGCGAAGTCGTAGGACAAAGGCCGATGAGCCAGCGTAGAGACGCACTTTTTCAGGTCAAGCGCCTAGCTGATGACGAGGATGATCTAGTGCTTCGTCCGATGTGTGCTAAGCTCTTGCCGCCAACTAAGCCAGAGCGCGAGGGCTGGGTCGATAGAGAGAAGCTTCTTGACATAAGCGGGCGCGATAGAAAGCCGCAGCTTGCTTTGGCGAAGAAATTTGGCTTTGAGGACTTTGCAACGCCTGGAGGTGGGTGTTTGCTAACGATCGAGAGCTTTGCAGTAAAGATAAAAGACTACTTGAAATTTGATAAAGAGATGCGAGATATCGACGTTACGTGGCTAAAGCTTGGTAGGCATCTGCGCTTGCCAGATGGCGCAAAAATGATAATAGGACGTGATGAGAGCGATAATAATGCACTTTTGACGCACCCAAATGATAAATTTGAGCAGGTTAAATTTAAAGAGAGCGATGACATCGTGGGAGCTGTTAGCTTCATAAGCAAAAACGCAAGCAAAGCCGACAAAGAGCTTGCTGCAAGGCTCGCACTTGCTTATACAAAAGCTAGCAAAGATGTTGAATTTGAAGTTAGCATCGCTAATGAGAAATTTATCATCAAACCTGAAGATAAAAAGCTAGCACAAGAGTTTTTTGTGAAGTAA
- a CDS encoding Cj0814 family flagellar-dependent secreted protein → MKVSYNSILTKQHYQKHTKSEGFANFLPNTPNINSISQVTIPKNDFVSSSSIDSLYQAKFTSQEGYGYSVDAKGFMGADFNKAAGLPQDFKIHKSTLDAIVLHNQKHPNSINFSMETKKDNQLFGEDSFANIDLADTIKQYYKIFDQISAGVISKGKEFYSNEDLAKMPKGYFSKDKKIEHYEYLMGRMTSDELDGLTDRSNEKVTHIFRTTQEAEDAHRLWDDLSDINVEVNGNFLDFSPEVMTTEHTIPYMWVSSAGYDFKPDMSVYDNEQGYTKEQIFVAFLKNEQGLVLQGGTTRITDEARNVYRDTLILTKQDRSEIGIPKAYYDEILSGKKDLKDILARILKLRNLELKKDQTLEGLANKIMDVLKEFDERTKTREL, encoded by the coding sequence ATGAAAGTCTCTTATAACTCCATCTTAACAAAACAGCACTACCAAAAACATACAAAAAGCGAAGGCTTTGCAAATTTCTTGCCTAACACTCCAAATATAAATTCGATCAGCCAAGTCACTATTCCTAAGAATGATTTTGTTTCATCTAGCAGTATCGACTCTCTTTATCAGGCTAAATTTACTTCACAAGAGGGTTATGGATATAGTGTAGATGCTAAAGGATTTATGGGAGCTGACTTTAACAAAGCTGCAGGCTTGCCACAGGACTTTAAAATCCACAAAAGCACGCTTGATGCGATAGTGCTACACAATCAAAAACACCCAAATAGTATAAATTTTTCAATGGAAACAAAAAAAGATAACCAACTCTTTGGAGAGGATAGCTTTGCAAATATCGATCTAGCAGACACAATAAAGCAATACTATAAAATTTTTGATCAAATTTCAGCTGGAGTTATTAGTAAAGGTAAAGAGTTTTACTCAAATGAAGATCTAGCAAAGATGCCAAAGGGCTACTTTTCAAAAGATAAAAAAATAGAGCATTATGAATACCTAATGGGTAGGATGACTAGCGATGAGCTAGATGGGCTAACTGATAGGAGTAATGAGAAGGTAACTCATATCTTTAGGACAACTCAAGAGGCAGAAGATGCACATAGGCTGTGGGATGATCTAAGCGATATAAATGTAGAAGTTAATGGAAATTTCCTTGACTTTTCTCCAGAAGTGATGACAACTGAGCATACTATCCCTTATATGTGGGTTAGTAGTGCTGGATATGACTTTAAGCCTGATATGTCTGTATATGACAATGAACAAGGCTATACAAAGGAGCAAATCTTTGTAGCATTTTTAAAAAACGAGCAAGGTCTTGTGCTGCAAGGTGGTACAACAAGGATAACCGATGAGGCTCGCAATGTATATAGAGACACGCTTATACTTACAAAGCAAGATAGAAGCGAGATAGGCATACCAAAGGCTTATTATGATGAGATACTATCTGGTAAGAAAGATCTAAAAGATATACTAGCTAGGATTTTAAAGCTTAGAAATTTAGAGCTTAAAAAAGATCAAACGCTTGAGGGGCTAGCAAATAAAATAATGGACGTTTTAAAAGAATTTGATGAGAGGACGAAGACAAGAGAGCTTTAA
- a CDS encoding response regulator, whose protein sequence is MTISPNLEPININLPKDMIYSRVLLGVDRVQTLDNINLKSELKDIATKLISNSTYSIIQSAGTSGVKSEYAKADNGTNDAFSYVDIQRRNWDKKDFENKYLFGEDASALRKVDQTSTYFSSINSKTPIKPIAAADTKFTNLNDYAYEKTIKTSLGDVEVFLDLYNDNDKLGIGKLDANGFLFNFDSNKDGVINSGDKYFDKLKVRGYDKDGNEKIFKLSEVVSEINLNDFIKKDIRNLSHEAMDFASKNTVDYRVSLNNSNPYTLFSAEYRYQKIDKEETNKFFKDHADKDGWVDLRDNKIFNEESGLNNFAYEKVGFDGKKKLSEFNPIIKPSGPKQDESFSYAGYQKDSFMKFYNDYQKESSAHSKDVEWISKNLKENDVEDADDLISKLKVTKSSYIIAMESEFEKATGLEFSLENLERAKHAFESDTSKAAAALKDTDSVIAMKLNKNGTITLKFDSGRELEVKEIYSDTGKLISKDDKDSKRASINLDAKSMNDVELNRLDFKDIGIKQDEKISSLKELGAKLVKNLSDKFTSKFLIGLENGKSITTKEIYNITYLENDLNFKELSSKDRLYKKIDARV, encoded by the coding sequence ATGACGATATCACCAAATTTAGAGCCCATAAATATAAATCTACCCAAAGATATGATCTATTCAAGGGTCCTTCTTGGTGTAGATAGAGTGCAAACTTTAGACAACATAAATTTAAAGTCTGAGCTTAAAGACATCGCTACTAAGCTCATCTCAAATAGCACCTACTCTATCATCCAAAGTGCAGGCACCAGTGGCGTGAAGTCAGAGTATGCTAAAGCAGACAACGGAACAAACGATGCTTTTTCTTACGTGGATATCCAGCGGAGAAACTGGGACAAAAAGGACTTTGAAAACAAATATCTCTTTGGCGAAGATGCCTCAGCACTAAGGAAAGTGGATCAAACTAGCACCTATTTTTCATCTATAAATTCAAAAACTCCCATTAAGCCCATTGCGGCAGCAGATACTAAATTTACAAATTTAAATGACTACGCCTATGAAAAAACGATAAAAACTTCACTGGGTGATGTAGAGGTCTTTTTGGATCTTTATAACGATAATGACAAACTAGGCATAGGCAAGCTAGATGCAAATGGATTTTTATTTAACTTTGATAGCAACAAGGACGGAGTGATAAATTCTGGTGATAAATACTTTGATAAGCTAAAAGTTAGAGGCTACGATAAAGACGGAAATGAGAAAATTTTCAAACTAAGCGAAGTTGTAAGCGAGATAAACCTTAACGACTTTATCAAAAAAGATATTAGAAATTTAAGCCATGAGGCTATGGACTTTGCTAGCAAAAACACGGTTGATTACAGAGTTAGTTTAAATAACTCAAACCCTTATACTCTATTTTCAGCCGAATATCGCTACCAAAAGATAGACAAAGAAGAGACTAATAAATTTTTCAAAGACCATGCAGACAAAGACGGCTGGGTAGATCTTAGGGATAATAAGATATTTAACGAAGAGAGCGGCTTAAATAACTTTGCCTATGAGAAAGTTGGCTTTGACGGCAAGAAAAAGCTTAGCGAGTTTAACCCTATCATAAAGCCTTCTGGGCCTAAACAAGATGAGAGCTTTTCATACGCAGGCTATCAAAAAGATAGCTTTATGAAATTTTATAACGACTACCAAAAAGAGTCTAGCGCTCACAGCAAAGACGTAGAGTGGATAAGCAAAAATTTAAAAGAAAATGATGTAGAAGACGCAGATGATCTCATCTCAAAGCTAAAAGTCACAAAGTCATCTTATATAATCGCTATGGAGAGTGAGTTTGAAAAAGCGACTGGACTGGAGTTTAGCCTAGAAAATTTAGAAAGAGCAAAGCATGCTTTTGAGAGTGATACTAGCAAGGCAGCAGCTGCGCTAAAGGACACAGACAGCGTAATAGCTATGAAGCTAAACAAAAATGGCACGATCACGCTTAAATTTGATAGCGGAAGAGAGCTAGAGGTAAAAGAAATTTATAGCGACACTGGCAAGCTAATCAGCAAAGATGACAAGGATAGCAAAAGAGCAAGTATAAATTTAGATGCTAAGAGCATGAATGATGTAGAGCTAAATAGACTTGACTTTAAAGATATAGGCATAAAGCAAGATGAGAAGATATCTAGCCTAAAAGAGCTTGGAGCAAAGCTGGTTAAAAACCTCTCTGATAAATTTACAAGCAAATTTCTGATCGGACTTGAAAACGGCAAAAGCATCACCACCAAAGAAATTTACAACATCACCTATCTTGAAAATGACCTAAACTTTAAAGAACTATCTAGTAAAGATAGGCTTTATAAAAAGATAGATGCGAGAGTTTAG
- a CDS encoding Cj0814 family flagellar-dependent secreted protein — MINALGSYPLNLEQSIKVSTKVATNQTSSEVLGYKVDKDGYFTDEFNKQAGIPIDYKIHSSTLESLVRSNDIIDPDIKNFKSIDIAKTVGNAYRLLAQVVGEDTLSSKDSFSAEDIRNFPQGFSYDRQSLQVDQRYASASEYSAVEDSFVHTPTKTISTLFYNGSLSIAADKQIHPKNVTYIFNNANGGKENTVIGIFMDPHGEKYTNKDGSITKGGLIAGVLNHNLDIYEGETTAIGKYGGYDKNINTKEFQRSFNAFNAMWQMAYGVNFSKADDGAVSMLPDYMQDYVRHRQSLDKFSDQEDELSFKKMMEHNLKMLKLLFGEIDKDGKKSKDFMDSFLKFSMPPLNLVKELNENPAGKYLIDMLGIKRDVDIKA; from the coding sequence ATGATAAACGCACTTGGTAGCTACCCCTTAAATTTAGAACAGAGCATAAAGGTATCAACCAAAGTTGCCACCAACCAAACCAGCTCAGAGGTTTTAGGCTACAAGGTAGATAAGGATGGTTATTTTACAGATGAGTTTAACAAGCAAGCTGGCATACCAATTGATTATAAAATTCACTCAAGTACACTGGAGTCGTTAGTCAGATCAAACGACATAATAGACCCAGACATCAAGAATTTTAAAAGTATCGATATAGCTAAAACAGTTGGCAACGCTTATAGGTTGCTAGCTCAAGTGGTTGGCGAAGATACACTAAGCTCAAAGGACAGCTTTAGCGCAGAAGATATAAGAAATTTCCCTCAAGGCTTTTCTTATGATCGTCAAAGTCTGCAAGTAGATCAAAGATATGCTAGTGCTAGTGAGTATTCTGCGGTAGAAGATAGCTTTGTGCATACGCCAACAAAGACCATAAGCACGCTCTTTTACAATGGCTCTTTGTCTATTGCGGCAGATAAGCAGATACATCCAAAAAACGTAACATACATCTTTAACAACGCAAATGGCGGTAAAGAAAACACGGTCATTGGTATATTTATGGATCCACACGGAGAAAAATACACTAACAAAGATGGCTCCATAACTAAAGGTGGTCTTATAGCTGGCGTGCTAAATCACAACCTAGACATATACGAGGGCGAAACCACTGCGATAGGCAAATATGGCGGCTATGATAAAAACATCAACACAAAAGAATTTCAAAGGTCATTTAATGCCTTTAACGCTATGTGGCAAATGGCTTATGGGGTAAATTTCTCAAAAGCAGATGATGGTGCTGTCTCTATGCTGCCTGATTATATGCAAGATTATGTGAGACACAGACAAAGCCTTGATAAATTTAGCGACCAAGAAGACGAACTCTCATTTAAAAAGATGATGGAGCATAATCTAAAAATGCTAAAGCTACTCTTTGGTGAGATAGATAAAGATGGCAAAAAGAGCAAAGACTTTATGGATAGCTTTTTAAAATTTAGTATGCCACCTTTAAATTTAGTAAAAGAGCTAAATGAAAACCCAGCTGGAAAATACCTAATAGATATGCTTGGTATAAAAAGAGATGTTGATATAAAGGCATAA
- a CDS encoding cell surface protein, producing the protein MQYKEILDDYIAHGNKNLSAEDEKAKVDAYMQGPFGVGLDKIIGIEEGTEDWITKTIDKIDSMLSNKYTPEERRALYGKYPETIEKAIDWELQGYMDFLRDNSIDGKPTIEGKMIGLGTKEEEADLRAFMDSMSSLYPNNNKESLSLLSRTDLSIEEFKTLFAKAREKATKDVEEQRKQIIKEEQEYNANFAKEQNEKTFKPMQVKKKYETYDINKDQKFLYARELLNFKEKRGIDVLELMQKIDKKQILNKMV; encoded by the coding sequence ATGCAATATAAAGAAATTTTAGATGACTACATAGCTCATGGCAATAAAAATTTATCTGCAGAAGATGAGAAAGCTAAAGTTGATGCTTATATGCAAGGACCATTTGGTGTTGGACTAGATAAGATAATCGGTATAGAAGAAGGAACGGAAGACTGGATAACAAAAACCATAGATAAAATAGATAGTATGCTATCAAACAAATACACCCCAGAAGAGCGAAGAGCTCTATACGGAAAATATCCAGAAACCATAGAAAAAGCGATAGATTGGGAACTTCAAGGCTATATGGATTTTCTGAGGGATAACTCTATAGACGGCAAACCAACAATAGAAGGTAAGATGATAGGTCTTGGTACAAAAGAAGAAGAGGCCGATCTAAGAGCATTTATGGACAGTATGTCTTCTCTTTATCCAAATAATAACAAGGAGTCTCTTAGTCTTTTAAGTAGAACTGATCTAAGCATAGAAGAGTTTAAGACTTTATTTGCCAAAGCAAGAGAAAAAGCAACAAAGGATGTTGAAGAACAAAGAAAGCAGATAATTAAGGAAGAGCAAGAATACAATGCAAATTTTGCTAAAGAGCAAAATGAGAAGACATTTAAACCTATGCAGGTTAAAAAGAAGTATGAGACCTATGATATAAACAAGGATCAAAAATTTCTCTACGCAAGAGAGCTTTTAAATTTCAAAGAAAAAAGAGGCATAGATGTCTTAGAGCTTATGCAAAAGATAGATAAGAAGCAAATTTTAAATAAGATGGTTTAA
- a CDS encoding Cj0814 family flagellar-dependent secreted protein, which produces MINTLGSYHLNLEQNIKVSTKVSTNQTSSEVLGYKVDKDGYFTDEFNKQAGIPSDYKIHSSTLESLVNVAEGTSFFSRTFKSIDIAKTAGNAYKILSQVVGEDTLNSKDSFSLDEIRNFPQGFSYNRQSMQVTKIHNSIYDFDAAASSFNYKESNKQMISTLFFNPSFNGGDGRQPLKPTTDIFNNNNDGKESVGSGVFIDPHGERYTNKDGSITKGGLLAAVINSNLDVKEGETTVFGKKQGFDKSVDSKEFSRAFELFELMGEMKFGANFNKASDSDLAGMPEYMQEYVKYKRDLVYVDLTTGFVGKYSDEEDELSFKKMMEHNLKMLKLLFGEIDKDGKKSKDFMDSFLKFSMPPLNLVKELNENPAGKYLVDMLGIKRDVDIKA; this is translated from the coding sequence ATGATAAACACACTTGGTAGCTACCACTTAAATTTAGAGCAGAACATAAAGGTATCAACCAAAGTTTCTACCAACCAAACCAGCTCAGAGGTTTTAGGCTACAAGGTAGATAAGGATGGCTACTTTACAGATGAGTTTAATAAACAAGCTGGCATCCCAAGTGATTATAAAATTCACTCAAGCACGCTGGAGTCGTTAGTAAATGTTGCAGAGGGGACATCGTTTTTTAGTCGCACCTTTAAAAGCATAGATATAGCAAAGACTGCTGGCAATGCCTACAAAATCCTCTCACAAGTAGTTGGCGAAGATACATTAAATTCAAAGGATAGCTTTAGCTTAGACGAGATAAGAAATTTCCCTCAAGGCTTTTCTTATAACCGCCAAAGTATGCAAGTAACTAAGATCCATAACTCCATTTATGACTTTGATGCAGCTGCTTCTAGCTTTAACTACAAAGAGTCAAACAAGCAGATGATAAGCACACTCTTTTTCAACCCAAGCTTTAATGGCGGAGATGGCAGGCAGCCACTAAAGCCAACAACAGATATCTTTAACAACAACAATGACGGCAAGGAGAGTGTGGGAAGTGGTGTTTTTATCGATCCGCACGGCGAAAGATACACAAACAAAGATGGCTCTATAACCAAAGGCGGACTTTTAGCAGCCGTCATAAATAGCAACCTTGACGTCAAAGAAGGTGAAACCACCGTTTTTGGAAAGAAGCAAGGCTTTGATAAGAGCGTAGATAGTAAAGAATTTAGTAGGGCATTTGAGCTATTTGAGCTTATGGGTGAGATGAAATTTGGAGCAAATTTCAACAAAGCAAGCGACTCTGATCTAGCTGGTATGCCTGAATACATGCAAGAGTATGTTAAGTATAAAAGAGACCTTGTCTATGTAGATCTAACGACTGGGTTTGTTGGTAAGTATTCAGATGAAGAAGACGAACTATCATTTAAAAAGATGATGGAGCATAATCTAAAAATGCTAAAGCTACTCTTTGGTGAGATAGATAAAGATGGCAAAAAGAGCAAAGACTTTATGGATAGCTTTTTAAAATTTAGCATGCCGCCTTTAAATTTAGTAAAAGAGCTAAACGAAAACCCAGCTGGAAAATATCTAGTAGATATGCTTGGTATAAAAAGAGATGTTGATATAAAGGCGTAA
- a CDS encoding polyribonucleotide nucleotidyltransferase, whose translation MQISSSPYPYLSREHIASEMGFKFNDINEILSNDMGYGMSFPKYARLDRKAQAAAYDRHIYPLSGFTKGDEAKVTIIGKLRGYDPDFTSEQLSDLKNFINESKGLFVEYIQGQQAKPDSDKPKILRDIPYTVNEFLNEYSGDRQLLFMQNSRTVDLLDSDMSVDEFKEEWAKYALKERFNITLSGEDAKNAVNILKEMNEKGLQDIESVEEEKDDTKEKKFTPIQAESKNTETYDITKDEKFSYLLKLQELERERGIDVLRIMQKLEENGKKVVDKKV comes from the coding sequence ATGCAAATTTCTAGCTCGCCATATCCTTATCTGTCTAGAGAACACATAGCTAGTGAGATGGGGTTTAAATTTAACGATATTAACGAGATACTTAGTAACGACATGGGATATGGTATGAGCTTTCCTAAATACGCAAGGCTTGATAGAAAAGCTCAAGCTGCGGCTTACGATAGACACATATATCCACTATCTGGCTTTACAAAAGGCGATGAAGCAAAAGTCACTATCATAGGAAAGCTTAGAGGCTATGATCCTGATTTTACAAGCGAGCAGCTATCAGATCTTAAAAATTTCATAAATGAAAGCAAGGGTTTGTTTGTAGAGTATATACAAGGTCAGCAAGCAAAACCAGACAGTGATAAGCCAAAAATTTTAAGAGATATCCCATACACTGTAAATGAATTTTTAAATGAATATAGTGGCGATCGACAACTGCTATTTATGCAAAACTCAAGGACTGTTGATCTGCTTGATAGCGATATGAGCGTTGATGAGTTTAAAGAGGAGTGGGCTAAATATGCATTAAAAGAGCGGTTTAACATAACTTTATCTGGCGAAGATGCCAAAAATGCTGTCAATATACTAAAAGAGATGAATGAAAAAGGTCTTCAGGATATAGAGAGCGTTGAAGAAGAAAAAGACGACACCAAAGAGAAAAAATTTACTCCCATCCAAGCTGAAAGCAAAAACACTGAAACTTATGACATTACTAAGGATGAGAAATTCTCATATTTACTTAAGCTTCAAGAACTTGAGAGAGAACGAGGTATCGATGTGCTTCGTATCATGCAAAAACTTGAAGAAAATGGTAAAAAGGTTGTCGATAAAAAGGTTTAA
- a CDS encoding Cj0814 family flagellar-dependent secreted protein, with translation MFSLILLLQEPAKFTYTTSSQNSLSSLNFNDLQAYGYTVDKAGFMGADFNKAAGLPKDFKIHKSTLDELNRFAERNHVLNRIKSKDEQIKIFDNIDMADTIKHYYRLFDQMTSALGDDKKSYTLADIGKLPKGYSTKGTSYDAKGHLLKDLSNSTISNIYSSTDELNSAKSISKELSSAGVRLIVKEVDFTMSEAGDEFSFNPDMSVYQADEGYSKEALFMGFLRSSRPLPSDSAKTKFSSAALNDISSTGEHKEYFVDFEKVGKDSESIKALIKERLKELTLLMYARSKNTSAESVTSNEYEKFKPTSEDINSLANSWSGRISAISNTFV, from the coding sequence GTGTTCTCCTTAATTCTATTACTCCAAGAGCCAGCTAAATTTACTTATACTACTTCTTCACAAAATAGTCTCAGCTCTTTAAATTTTAATGACCTTCAAGCTTATGGCTACACAGTAGATAAAGCTGGCTTTATGGGAGCTGATTTTAACAAAGCAGCAGGTTTGCCAAAGGACTTTAAAATCCATAAAAGCACGCTTGATGAACTTAATAGATTTGCCGAGCGCAACCATGTGCTAAATCGCATCAAGAGCAAGGACGAGCAGATAAAGATCTTTGATAATATTGATATGGCTGACACCATAAAGCACTACTACAGACTATTTGACCAAATGACCTCTGCCTTAGGTGATGATAAAAAGAGCTACACCCTTGCAGATATAGGCAAACTACCAAAAGGCTACAGCACAAAAGGCACTAGCTACGATGCCAAAGGACACCTACTAAAAGATCTATCAAACTCTACTATCTCAAACATCTACTCTAGCACTGATGAGCTAAATAGCGCTAAGTCTATAAGTAAAGAGCTTTCAAGTGCAGGCGTTAGGCTCATAGTAAAAGAGGTTGATTTTACGATGAGCGAAGCAGGTGATGAGTTTAGTTTTAACCCTGATATGTCGGTATATCAAGCAGATGAAGGTTACAGTAAAGAGGCTCTTTTTATGGGATTTTTGCGCAGCTCTAGACCGCTACCAAGTGATAGTGCAAAGACTAAGTTTAGCAGTGCTGCCTTAAATGATATCTCAAGCACTGGAGAGCATAAAGAGTATTTTGTGGATTTTGAAAAAGTGGGTAAAGATAGTGAGAGCATAAAAGCACTCATAAAAGAAAGACTTAAAGAGCTAACTCTTTTAATGTATGCAAGATCAAAGAACACTAGCGCAGAAAGTGTTACTTCAAACGAATATGAGAAATTTAAACCAACTAGCGAGGATATAAATTCTCTAGCAAATTCTTGGAGTGGGAGGATAAGCGCTATCAGCAATACTTTTGTGTAG